A portion of the Aphelocoma coerulescens isolate FSJ_1873_10779 chromosome 11, UR_Acoe_1.0, whole genome shotgun sequence genome contains these proteins:
- the KCNG4 gene encoding potassium voltage-gated channel subfamily G member 4: MPILSRGSDQDYSNISYNSCNSLSHLLPICVETPSVKGVHYQRARRIYHPEQVSAVDLKTEIMINVGGIKYLLPWSTLDEFPLTRLSKLKLCSSYEEIIQLCDDYDEDTHEFFFDRNPNAFGMIVSFLAAGKLMLLRDMCALSFQEELRYWGIEESNLENCCFRKLFQKLQELAEIRKEEELRRSKEASCVLDEKTRFGQFMNRLRDMVENPQSGLPGKVFACLSILFVATTAVSLCVSTMPDLRAEEDRGECSQRCYYIFVIETICVAWFSLEFCLRFIQARSKCQFFKGPLNIIDFVAISPYYASLIFSEDDSSKEEDRPSSNSYLEKVGLVLRVLRALRILYVMRLARHSLGLQTLGLTVRKCTREFGLLLLFLCVAVTLFSPLVYLAENESGRVLEFTSIPASYWWAIISMTTVGYGDMVPRSVPGQMVALSSILSGILIMSFPATSIFHTFSHSYSELRKEHERLQSRLNRARNANRSGESDTFNETDSLTLEGQASPIKYIYTGN, encoded by the exons ATGCCTATTCTCTCCAGAGGCAGTGACCAAGACTATAGTAACATTAGCTACAACTCGTGTAATTCCTTGAGCCACCTCCTTCCCATCTGCGTGGAAACCCCTTCTGTCAAGGGCGTCCATTACCAGAGAGCCAGGAGGATTTACCACCCTGAACAAGTGTCTGCAGTTGATCTAAAGACAGAGATCATGATCAATGTTGGAGGCATCAAGTACCTGCTGCCTTGGAGTACTTTAGATGAGTTTCCCCTGACCAGACTGAGCAAACTAAAGCTTTGCAGCAGCTACGAAGAAATCATCCAGCTGTGTGACGATTACGATGAAGACACCCACGAGTTCTTCTTTGACAGGAACCCCAACGCTTTTGGGATGATTGTCAGCTTCCTAGCAGCGGGGAAGCTGATGCTCTTGAGAGACATGTGTGCCTTGTCTTTCCAGGAGGAGCTGAGGTACTGGGGCATTGAGGAATCCAACCTGGAGAACTGCTGCTTTCGGAAACTGTTCCAGAAACTGCAGGAGCTGGCCGAGATACGCAAGGAAGAGGAGCTCCGGAGGAGCAAGGAAGCCTCGTGTGTCTTGGATGAGAAAACCAGATTTGGACAGTTCATGAACAGACTCAGAGATATGGTGGAAAATCCCCAGTCAGGACTGCCAGGCAAAGTCTTTGCTTGTCTCTCCATCCTCTTTGTGGCCACCACAGCTGTAAGCCTTTGTGTGAGCACAATGCCAGACTTAAGAGCTGAAGAAGACAGG GGTGAGTGTTCCCAGAGGTGCTATTACATCTTCGTCATTGAGACCATCTGCGTGGCTTGGTTCTCCCTGGAGTTCTGCCTCCGGTTCATCCAGGCGAGGAGCAAGTGTCAGTTCTTCAAAGGACCCCTGAACATCATTGACTTTGTGGCCATTTCCCCCTACTACGCCTCCCTCATCTTCTCTGAGGACGACTCCAGCAAGGAGGAGGACAGGCCGAGCAGCAACTCGTacctggagaaggtgggctTGGTGCTACGGGTTTTACGTGCCTTGAGGATCCTGTACGTCATGCGCCTTGCCCGGCACTCCCTGGGCCTGCAGACCCTGGGCCTCACCGTGCGCAAGTGCACGCGGGAAttcgggctgctgctgctcttcctgtGCGTGGCTGTCACCCTGTTCTCCCCCCTGGTCTACCTGGCCGAGAACGAGTCCGGCAGGGTGCTGGAATTCACCAGCATTCCCGCCTCCTACTGGTGGGCCATCATCTCCATGACCACCGTGGGCTACGGAGACATGGTCCCACGGAGCGTGCCGGGCCAGATGGTGGCTCTCAGCAGCATCCTCAGCGGTATCCTCATCATGTCCTTCCCTGCAACGTCGATATTCCACACCTTCTCCCACTCCTACTCCGAGCTGCGCAAGGAACACGAGCGGCTGCAGTCGCGGCTGAACCGCGCGAGAAACGCCAATCGCTCCGGTGAAAGCGACACCTTCAACGAGACTGACAGCCTGACCCTGGAGGGCCAGGCATCCCCCATCAAATACATCTACACAGGGAACTGA